A single genomic interval of Xiphophorus couchianus chromosome 2, X_couchianus-1.0, whole genome shotgun sequence harbors:
- the mgat4c gene encoding alpha-1,3-mannosyl-glycoprotein 4-beta-N-acetylglucosaminyltransferase C, which yields MRLVWKSLDKMRCLRKRSTIPFLGFLITFLLFLNLYIEDGYVLEGDKRQLREASVHPPSSERYAHTFRDLSNFSGTINVTYRYLAGTPLNRKKFLTIGLSSVKRKRGNYLLETIKSIFDQSSYEELKEIVVVVHLADFDLVWCENVVQEITRKFAHHIIAGRLLVIQAPEEFYPSLDGLKRNYNDPEDRVRFRSKQNVDYAFLLNFCTNLSHFYMMLEDDVRCSRNFLTALKKVITSREGSYWVMMEFSKLGYIGKLYHSRDLPRLAHFLLMFYQEMPCDWLLIHFRGLLAQKDVIRFKPSLFQHMGYYSSYKGVENKLKDDDFEEDSIDIPDNPPAGIYTNINVFENYDATKAYSTVDEYFWGKPPSTGDFFVIVFNKSTKISKIRIATGSDERQSDFLHHGALEVGEKLVGTKKGKQCSSYITLGEFKNGNIEVQDVDHKISFDVECVRIVVTASQKEWLIIRSISLWTTQPPSQ from the exons ATGAGACTGGTGTGGAAATCCCTGGACAAGATGAGGTGTCTGAGGAAACGCTCCACCATTCCCTTCCTCGGCTTCCTCAtcaccttcctcctcttcttgaACCTCTACATCGAGGATGGCTACGTGCTG GAAGGAGATAAGAGGCAGCTCAGGGAAGCGTCGGTCCATCCTCCCAGCTCGGAGCGATACGCTCACACCTTCAGAGACCTCAGTAACTTCTCTGGAACCATTAATGTCACATACCGCTATCTCGCCGGAACGCCTCTGAACCGCAAGA AGTTCCTGACCATTGGATTGTCATCGGTCAAGAGGAAAAGGGGAAACTACCTTCTGGAGACGATCAAATCCATCTTTGACCAGTCCAGCTATGAGGAGCTGAAAGAGATTGTGGTTGTGGTCCATCTGGCGGACTTTGACCTGGTCTGGTGTGAGAACGTGGTGCAGGAAATCACCAGGAAGTTCGCTCACCACATCATAGCCGGCCGCCTCCTGGTCATCCAGGCCCCAGAGGAGTTCTACCCTTCTCTGGATGGCTTGAAGAGGAACTACAACGACCCGGAGGACAGAGTCCGTTTCCGCTCCAAGCAGAACGTCGACTACGCTTTCCTCCTGAACTTCTGCACGAACCTGTCGCACTTCTACATGATGCTGGAGGACGACGTGCGCTGCTCCCGAAACTTCCTGACGGCGCTGAAGAAGGTGATAACCTCCAGAGAAGGCTCCTACTGGGTGATGATGGAGTTCTCCAAGCTGGGCTACATCGGGAAGCTGTACCACTCCAGAGACCTGCCCCGCCTGGCTCACTTCCTCCTCATGTTCTACCAGGAAATGCCTTGCGACTGGCTGCTTATCCACTTCCGGGGCCTGCTGGCTCAAAAGGACGTGATCCGCTTCAAGCCCTCGCTGTTCCAGCACATGGGCTACTACTCGTCCTACAAAGGCGTGGAGAACAAACTGAAGGACGACGACTTTGAGGAGGACTCCATAGACATCCCAGACAACCCCCCGGCCGGCATTTACACCAACATTAACGTCTTTGAGAACTACGATGCTACCAAGGCGTACAGCACGGTGGACGAGTACTTTTGGGGGAAACCTCCCTCCACCGGAGATTTCTTCGTCATAGTCTTTAACAAATCAAccaaaattagcaaaattagGATTGCTACCGGGTCTGACGAACGACAAAGTGACTTCCTTCACCACGGAGCGCTGGAAGTAGGAGAGAAGTTGGTCGGGACTAAAAAAGGAAAGCAGTGCTCCTCTTACATCACATTAGGAGAGTTCAAAAACGGAAACATCGAGGTTCAAGACGTGGACCACAAGATTTCGTTTGACGTTGAGTGCGTTCGCATTGTGGTGACAGCCAGCCAAAAAGAATGGCTCATTATCAGAAGTATCAGTTTATGGACTACACAACCACCCAGCCAATGA